One region of Scomber scombrus chromosome 10, fScoSco1.1, whole genome shotgun sequence genomic DNA includes:
- the LOC133987836 gene encoding monocarboxylate transporter 2-like, producing the protein MPPPAATNLGYTPPDGGWGWAIVASAFISIGFSYAFPKSLTIYFKEIQEYFSVSYSEIAWVSSVMLASMYAGGPLSSILVNRYGSRPVVMVGGVMVCAAMVLASFGTTIIHLYLCVGVIGGLGLAFNLQPALTIVGSYFQVKRPLANGLAMTGSPVVLCTLAPLNQFLFDSFGWRGSFLILGSIVLNCCVAGSLMRPVNKNVQPKPKAELPECNGGEEAATADIAAQADNHLAEENQNESNSQSCIHKFVDVSLFRHRGFLIYLAGNVVMFFGFFAPVVFMAPYAKHLGIDEYSAALLLSIFALTDMFIRPTTGFIGNTKLVRPRIQYFFSFAVSYNGICHLLCPLATGYVGLAIYAVFFGLGFGMVSALLFEVLMDLVGAHRFSSAVGLVTIIECGPVLLGPPLSGALVDMFGDYKYMYYACGVFMLVPGIFFFIMHYYNYKKLDEEQRQSVAVKMKTSEEAVQLQMSQNDKIAHETNG; encoded by the exons ATGCCCCCTCCAGCAGCAACCAATCTAGGCTACACCCCACCAGATGGAGGCTGGGGCTGGGCCATCGTCGCTAGCGCTTTCATCTCCATAGGATTCTCCTATGCGTTTCCCAAGTCCCTCACCATCTACTTTAAGGAGATTCAGGAATATTTTTCGGTTTCCTACAGTGAGATTGCCTGGGTGTCCTCAGTCATGCTCGCTTCTATGTATGCAGGAG GACCTTTGAGCAGTATACTTGTCAACCGCTATGGCAGCAGACCTGTGGTTATGGTCGGTGGGGTCATGGTTTGCGCTGCCATGGTGCTTGCTTCATTTGGCACTACTATCATTCATCTCTATCTTTGTGTTGGAGTAATTGGAG gtttggGCCTTGCCTTCAATCTGCAGCCAGCCCTGACAATCGTCGGTTCCTACTTCCAGGTCAAAAGGCCACTGGCAAACGGACTTGCTATGACAGGAAGTCCGGTTGTTCTGTGCACTCTTGCTCCTCTCAATCAGTTTCTGTTTGATTCTTTTGGCTGGAGAGGGAGCTTTCTCATCCTGGGATCCATTGTGTTGAACTGCTGTGTGGCTGGTTCTCTGATGAGGCCAGTTAACAAAAATGTCCAACCCAAACCAAAAGCGGAACTACCGGAGTGTAACGGCGGTGAAGAAGCTGCTACTGCGGACATCGCTGCACAAGCAGATAACCACCTCGCTGAAGAAAACCAAAATGAGAGTAATAGTCAGAGCTGCATACATAAATTTGTAGATGTCTCACTTTTCAGACACCGGGGTTTCCTCATTTATCTCGCTGGTAATGTGGTcatgttttttggcttttttgcgCCTGTGGTTTTTATGGCCCCATATGCCAAACATCTAGGGATTGATGAGTATTCAGCAGCTTTATTGCTCTCTATTTTTGCTTTAACGGACATGTTTATCAGACCAACAACTGGCTTCATAGGCAACACCAAGTTGGTCAGACCAAGAATccagtattttttcagttttgccGTTTCGTACAATGGTATATGTCACCTTCTATGTCCACTGGCAACTGGATACGTGGGTCTTGCAATCTATGCTGTATTCTTTGGTTTGGGTTTTGGGATGGTTTCTGCACTGCTCTTTGAAGTCCTCATGGACCTTGTTGGTGCTCATCGCTTCTCCAGTGCGGTTGGGCTCGTCACCATTATTGAGTGTGGCCCAGTGCTTCTTGGACCTCCGCTTTCAG GAGCCCTGGTTGATATGTTTGGAGATTACAAGTACATGTACTATGCGTGTGGTGTATTCATGCTGGTGCCTGGcatatttttcttcatcatgCATTACTACAACTACAAGAAACTGGACGAGGAGCAGAGGCAGAGTGTGGCTGTGAAGATGAAGACTTCTGAAGAGGCAGTACAACTTCAAATGAGCCAGAATGATAAAATAGCACATGAAACAAACGGATGA